The following are from one region of the Nicotiana tabacum cultivar K326 chromosome 3, ASM71507v2, whole genome shotgun sequence genome:
- the LOC142177422 gene encoding uncharacterized protein LOC142177422: MAYQKNTLHALSSCEQWASGVLQQVNIEYHEQEARERQGTLPKVLLAYSTTPKTSTGEITYSLVNGTDAVIPVDIEEPSLRYSHESGPRNDESRRQDLHEAEEKRDMAYIRMVAQKQQAERYYNKKAKIRLLKVGDYVLKAKTHASKDPRDGKLGTNWDGPYKITAEASKGSFQLETMEGKLLPSNWNTAHLKYLNF, translated from the coding sequence atggcatatcaaaagaatactctccatGCCCTATCATCCTGCGAGCAATGGGCAAGCGGAGTCCTCCAACAAGTcaatattgaatatcatgaacaaGAAGCTCGAGAACGCCAAGGGACTCTGCCGAAAGTGCTATTGGCATACAGCACAACACCAAAAACAAGCACAGGAGAAATAACGTACTCACTGGTCAATGGGACCGATGCAGTAATACCAGTCGATATCGAAGAACCAAGTCTAAGGTACTCACACGAAAGCGGGCCGAGAAACGACGAAAGCAGGAGGCAAGACCTCCATGAGGCTGAAGAAAAAAGAGACATGGCGTACATAAGGATGGTCGCCCAGAAACAACAGGCAGAGCGATACTACAACAAAAAAGCCAAGATCAGACTGCTCAAAGTCGGGGATTACgtactcaaagccaaaacacATGCAAGCAAGGATCCACGAGATGGAAAGCTAGGGACTAATTGGGACGGCCCATACAAAATTACGGCGGAAGCAAGCAAAGGGTCGTTCCAACTAGAAActatggaaggaaaactactaccaAGCAACTGGAACACCGCCCACCTCAAGTACTTAaatttctaa